A genomic segment from Nicotiana tabacum cultivar K326 chromosome 7, ASM71507v2, whole genome shotgun sequence encodes:
- the LOC107805588 gene encoding putative late blight resistance protein homolog R1A-3, with product MADVALQFVVETLVPIIIENWKLIGGAKEESAHLLGELNRLKAFLQDAAKYRQSNSEQWKYFIKEVQVMVYKAEGLIDKLLVKAKLHQEKNIIVQNLDAKYAKTVWDLAKEIRDALEQVKKIREENPEAFQAKPMLDDQPDIVAPGPQDSVLEENEVVGFDEEAKIVIDRLAEGTNDLDVIPVVGLAGLGKTTLAIKIYNDPKISYEFFKTIWVYVGPQQYKPKEVFLSILEGFTKRTTEYQNMAVSDLTNTIREFILKGGKCLIVLDDVWATDVVDSVMKVFPENSKGHRIMLTTRDLRIGRYANSEPHSLKYLTDKESFQLLEIRVFGSNIRKCPEDLIAYGENIAIQCNGLPLAVVVIAGALKGRTSERVWQMVKENVGKHLINKEDPKSCLKYVEMSYGHLPEDMKACFLYCGAFPQGFEIPAWKLIRLWISEGLINSNLDGKPEDIADFYLNELVNRNLVIVMQKRVDGQVKTCRLHDMLHQFCKMENGGLFKEVCEKTDQPGTLIIPDLDTSRRLCIQLSLLRSFISKGPSAEHVRSFLCFSTKQKESEQLGNIRLLHKAFPLVRVLDVESLNFTFSKDFQERFHLRYIAISGDYHALPPFFGRFWNLQTLIVNTKAPSIEIKADIWNMLRLRHLHTNVPAKLPPATQTTEESSCLQTLSKVAPGSCREDVLARACNLRKVSIQGEMADFLEINKGGFNNFRKLKCLEQLKLLNDVGMSKSKVLQLPPAFLEFLRKLKKLTLSNTKFVWSDANGLGRLECLQVLKLKENAFSGTAWDSEGFSQLKVLWIERADFTNWRASNRSFQRLKYLVLISCDKLEAVPFEFAGVSSLQEMTLENTKKANKSAKAIEGRKTKMQELMRKVAEKKSGTDSQAPESFKFKLTIFPPESADCETTE from the exons ATGGCAGATGTAGCACTGCAATTTGTAGTGGAGACCCTGGTGCCGATTATAATTGAAAATTGGAAGCTAATTGGTGGTGCAAAAGAAGAATCTGCACATCTATTGGGAGAGCTTAATCGGTTAAAGGCCTTTCTACAGGATGCTGCAAAATATCGTCAAAGCAACAGCGAACAGTGGAAATACTTTATCAAAGAAGTTCAAGTTATGGTATATAAAGCTGAGGGTCTTATTGATAAGCTCCTGGTTAAGGCGAAGCTGCACCAAGAGAAAAATATAATTGTGCAAAACTTGGATGCTAAGTATGCCAAAACCGTTTGGGATCTTGCAAAAGAGATTAGAGACGCCCTTGAACAAGTGAAGAAAATTCGTGAAGAAAATCCAGAGGCGTTTCAGGCTAAGCCAATGCTTGATGATCAGCCGGATATCGTTGCCCCCGGGCCACAG GATTCTGTGTTGGAAGAAAATGAAGTTGTCGGCTTTGACGAGGAGGCCAAAATTGTGATCGACCGTCTTGCTGAAGGAACCAATGATTTAGATGTTATCCCTGTGGTAGGTTTGGCTGGACTTGGCAAAACCACACTGGCAATAAAAATCTATAATGATCCTAAGATTTCCTACGAATTTTTCAAGACCATTTGGGTTTACGTAGGACCACAACAATACAAACCAAAGGAGGTCTTTCTTAGTATACTGGAAGGATTCACGAAACGCACGACAGAATATCAAAATATGGCTGTCAGTGACTTGACAAACACAATACGTGAATTCATTTTAAAAGGAGGTAAATGTCTCATTGTGTTGGACGATGTGTGGGCGACAGACGTTGTGGATTCTGTGATGAAAGTTTTCCCGGAAAACAGCAAAGGCCATCGTATCATGTTAACCACTCGTGACCTGCGTATTGGTAGATATGCCAATTCTGAACCTCATTCCTTGAAATATCTGACGGACAAGGAAAGTTTCCAACTTTTGGAAATAAGAGTTTTTGGCAGTAATATTCGAAAGTGTCCAGAAGATTTAATAGCTTATGGAGAAAATATTGCTATACAATGTAATGGATTGCCACTTGCTGTAGTGGTAATTGCAGGAGCTCTAAAAGGACGTACAAGCGAAAGAGTGTGGCAAATGGTTAAAGAAAATGTAGGAAAGCACCTTATAAATAAGGAAGACCCTAAAAGCTGCTTGAAATATGTGGAAATGAGTTATGGTCATCTGCCCGAAGATATGAAGGCGTGCTTCCTGTATTGTGGCGCTTTTCCACAAGGCTTTGAAATCCCTGCTTGGAAGTTGATCCGCTTGTGGATTTCCGAGGGACTGATAAACTCCAACTTAGATGGCAAACCCGAGGATATAGCAGATTTTTACTTGAACGAACTTGTCAACAGGAATTTAGTGATTGTAATGCAGAAAAGGGTAGACGGTCAAGTAAAAACATGTCGTCTTCATGACATGTTGCACCAGTTCTGCAAGATGGAAAATGGAGGTCTTTTTAAAGAAGTATGTGAAAAGACTGATCAACCTGGTACTCTTATTATACCAGATCTAGATACTTCCCGTCGATTGTGTATTCAACTCTCTCTTTTGAGATCTTTTATCTCCAAAGGACCATCTGCTGAGCATGTTAGGTCTTTCTTATgtttttctacaaaacaaaaagaaagtgaGCAGCTTGGTAATATCCGACTCCTCCACAAAGCATTTCCACTGGTTAGGGTCTTGGATGTTGaatccctcaatttcactttctcAAAGGATTTTCAAGAGCGATTTCATTTGAGGTACATAGCTATCTCAGGTGACTACCACGCTCTTCCGCCCTTCTTTGGTAGGTTTTGGAATTTACAAACTCTTATTGTTAATACAAAAGCACCCTCCATTGAAATAAAGGCAGACATATGGAACATGCTACGGTTGAGGCATCTGCACACCAATGTCCCTGCAAAATTGCCACCTGCTACGCAAACAACAGAAGAATCTTCATGCCTACAAACTCTGTCTAAAGTTGCACCAGGAAGCTGCAGAGAAGATGTGCTTGCAAGGGCTTGTAATCTCAGAAAAGTGAGTATTCAAGGGGAAATGGCTGATTTTCTTGAAATTAACAAGGGTGGGTTCAACAACTTTCGAAAACTAAAGTGCCTGGAGCAATTGAAGCTGTTGAATGATGTTGGCATGTCCAAGAGCAAAGTTCTTCAACTTCCTCCAGCATTTCTTGAGTTTCTACGCAAACTGAAGAAGTTAACTTTGTCAAATACAAAGTTTGTTTGGAGTGATGCGAATGGACTAGGGCGGTTGGAATGCCTTCAGGTCCTAAAGCTGAAAGAAAATGCATTTAGTGGGACGGCCTGGGATTCAGAAGGTTTTAGCCAACTCAAGGTATTGTGGATTGAAAGAGCAGATTTTACAAATTGGAGAGCTTCAAACCGTTCATTTCAAAGACTTAAGTACCTTGTTCTAATATCATGTGATAAGCTTGAGGCTGTGCCATTTGAGTTTGCTGGTGTAAGTAGCCTTCAAGAGATGACACTGGAGAACACAAAGAAGGCAAATAAATCTGCAAAAGCTATAGAGGGCAGGAAGACAAAGATGCAGGAACTCATGCgaaaagttgcagaaaaaaaATCTGGAACAGATAGTCAAGCTCCAGAGAGTTTCAAATTCAAGCTCACTATATTTCCCCCCGAATCAGCTGATTGCGAAACCACAGAGTGA